The sequence below is a genomic window from Streptomyces sp. V1I1.
CGAGGCCAGCGGCGGCGGATTGGGAGCAGGTCCCGTATCCGTCTCCGTCCACCGCACGCCCAGCGCCGATCCGCCCGCGACCAGCACCACCGCACCACACACCGCCAGGGACCGGCGGCGGTGGCGAGCGCGGCGGCCCTTCGCCAGGAACGTCTCCACCGCCGTCAGACCCCCAGGCGGGCCGTCCAGCTCGGCCAGGTCCCGCAGACCCCGCCTCAACACCTCTTCGTCGTCGCTCACCGCGTGCCCCTTCCCGCATAACCGGCGAGCGCGCCCGCAGCGCGCAGCCGCTCCAAGGCCCTGTTGGTACGGCTCTTGACCGTCCCGGGCGAACAGCCGAGCAGCTCGGCCGTCTGTTCCACCGACAGGTCCTCGTAGAAGCGGAGCACCACCGCGGCACGCTGGGCACGGGGCAGGCCGGCGAGCGCACGGCCCAGTTCCAGCCGCGCCTCGGCGCTCCCAGCCATGTCGGGGCCGTCCCCGGCGCGGTCCGCTCCGGGGTGGACGAATTCGGTGTGCCAGCGGCGCCGACGCCAGGTCGCGTAGAGGTTGACGACCACCTTGCGGGCGTACGCCTGCGGCGACTCCCAGCCGGCCGAGCGACCCCACCGCTGATAGACCCGTATCAGCGCGGCCTGCACGAGATCCTCGGCCATGTGCGGATCACCCGTCAGCAGACGAGCGGTCCGCAGCAGCGACACATGTGACGCCGTCACGAAGTCCGCGAACTCCGAATCGCGAGCCGAGCTGCCCTGACGCACCGGCGCTCCCCCCGAGCGGTGAGTGGTCCGAAGACCCTGTCACCCACTCGACAACCTGGGGAGCCCGGCAGGTTCCATCGAATCCCGGAGGCCGGTCAGGGACCGAGTCTGGGACCGATTACTGATTCGGGGACTGATTCAGGAACTGGCTCAGAGACTGACGCCGACGGTCACCGGCTCATTGACCAGCGTGACGCCGAACGCCTCGCGCACGCCCGCCACGACCTCGCGGGCCAGGGCCAGCAGGTCCTCGGTGGTGGCTTCGCCACGGTTGGTCAGGGCGAGGGTGTGCTTGGTGGAGATACGGGCCGGGCCCGTGCCGTACCCCTTGGTGAAGCCCGCCTTGTCGATCAGCCAGGCCGCCGACGTCTTGGTGCGGCCGTCCCCCGCCGCGAAGGCGGGCGGCGCGACGTCCTCGCCGAGCCGGTCACGGACCCGGGCGAGGAAGGACTCGTACTCCCCGGCCGTCAGGATCGGGTTGGTGAAGAAGGACCCTGCGGACCAGGTGTCGTGGTCCTCGGGGTCCAGCACCATGCCTTTGCCGGCGCGGAGCTTCAGTACGGTCTCGCGCGCCGCGGCGGCCGGGACGCGGTCGCCCGCCTCGACGCCGAGGGCGCGGGCCGTCTCGGCGTACTTGAGGGGGGCGGAGAGGCCGTCCGCGTCCTCAAGATCGAAGCGCACGCGCAGGACGACATAGCGCTCCGGGTGCTGCTTGAAGCGGCTGTGGCGGTACGAGAAAGCGCACTCGGCGTTCGGCACGGTGACCGTCTCGCCGGTGCGGCGGTCGTATGCGACGACCTCGGTGATGGTGCTGGACACTTCCTGGCCGTACGCGCCGACATTCTGGATCGGGGTCGCACCGGCCGAGCCGGGGATGCCGGCAAGGCACTCGATGCCCGCGAGGCCCGCCTCGACGGTGCGGGCGACGGCGTCCGTCCAGACCTCGCCGGCCGCCAACTCGAGTTTTGTGCCGGACAGTTCGAAGCCGCGGGTGGCGATGCGGAGCGCGGTGCCGTCGAAACCCTTGTCGCCGATGACCAGATTGCTGCCGCCGCCGATGATCAGCAGCGGGGTGCCGGTGGCGTCCGCCTCACGTACGGCGGCGATCACCTCGTCGTCGGTGGTCGCCGTGACGAGGCGGGTCGCGGGGCCGCCGAGCCGGAAGGTGGTCAGGGGGGCGAGGGGGGCGTCGTGGAGTTCCTGCACGGGGACAAGGGTACGGTCCGTGGCCCCGCCGCTCGGGCGGGGCCACGGACCGCATGCGTACACATGCTGTCGTACGGCTGCGACAGGGCTGCTATTCGGGCTGCGATACGGCCGCCGTGAGACGGCTGTCACACGGCGACGGGCGCGCGCTCATCGGCGGTCGCGGCCGCCTCCTCCGTCCCCGCCAGGGCGGTGCGGCGGCGGCCCGGGATCAGCAGCGCGACCAGCGCCGCGAGGGCTACTGCTCCCGCGCCGATCCAGAGCGCCGGGACGGTGCCGTCGGTGAAGGCGTCGGGGGTCTCGTAGCCGCCCTGGGCGGCGAAGACCGCGCCCAGGACAGCGACGCCGAGGGCTCCGCCGACCTCGCGCAGGGCGTTGTTGGCGCCGGAGGCGATGCCCTGCTCGGCAGGACGGACGCTGGACATGACCACGCTGGCCGCGGGGGCGAAGTACAGCGCCATACCGACGCCACCGAGGATCAGGCCGGGGAGCTGGGCCGCGTACGAGACACCCGGCTCCAGGACGATGGCGAAGAGCCCGAGTCCGACCGCCTGGAGGGCGAGGCCGGTGGCGACGACCGGACGGCCGCCGATCTTGTCGGAGAGGTAGCCGGCGATGGGCGCGACGATCAGCGGCATGCCCGTCCAGGGGAGCATCCGCAGGCCCGCCTCGGTGGGCGAATAGCCGGCGACGCCCTGCAGGAACTGGCTGAGCAGGAAGATCGAGCCGAACATCCCAAGGAACATCAGCAGGCTCGCGACATTGATCCCGAAGAAGGCGCGGTCGCGGAAGAGCCGCATGGGGAGCATGGGGTTCTTACTGGTGATCCCGTGGCGGACGAAAGCGAGGACGAGCGCTGTGCCCACGATCAGACCGGCCAGGATCGGGGTGCTGGTCCAGCCGTCGGCCTGGCCGTTGACCAGGGCGTAGACGATGCCAAAGAGGCCACCACTGACGAGCAGGGTGCCTGGGACGTCGAGCCGGGCGTTGGGGGCGTACGACTCGTCCAGGCGCAGCCGGGCCAGCGGCAGCAGAACAAGGCCGATCGGAACGTTCAGCCAGAAGATCCACTGCCAGGAGATGTGCTCGGTGAGACTGCCGCCGATGAGGGGTCCACTGGCGACGGCGAGGCCGATGACGGCGCTGAAGATGCCGAGTGCCGCGCCACGGCGGGCGACGGGGACGGCCGCGGTGAGCAGGGTCAGGGTGAGCGGCATCATGACCGCGGCGCCGACGCCCTGGACGGCGCGGGCCGCGATGAGGGCGTCGATACCGGGCGCGAGGGCGGCTGCTGCGGATGCTCCGGTGAAGATCGCCAGGCCCGCTATGAAGAGCCTGCGGCGGCCGAAGCGATCGCCAAGGGCGGCGCCGAGCATCAGCAGGACGGCGAAGGTGAGGGTGTATGCGCTCACCGTCCACTCGAGGTCCTCCAGCGCGCCCCCGAGGTCCTCGCGAATGGAGGGGAGGGCGGTGGTGACGACGAGATTGTCGAGAGCCGCCATAAAGCCGGCGACACTGGTGATGACGAGGGCCCAGGCGGCGCTGGAGCGGCGGCCTGCTTGCTGGTTCATTGCTCCCCCAGAGGGTTAGTTATTAATGACTAACTTTCATCGGCGCAACTCACCCCGAGAAAGGGGCGGTTGGTGCGACTAGCGCGGAACCTTGACGTCCGACGCGGCCTCAACGCCTGACGTGACCTTGGCGCCTGACGCGACCTTGGCGTCCGAAGCGACCTTGATGTCCGACATGTTGAGTCCGGACCACACCCGGTGTTCCTCCGGGAAGCCCAGCGCCACCAGAACGTTGATCAGCATGCCGCAGCCGAGGAAGTCGGTCGTCTGCTTCGAGTCCCCGGCGAAGGCGACCTGAGCCTGGTCCCAGACCTCGGCCCAGCCGGCCCTGATCCGTTCACCGAACTCGTGGTCCCCGGCCGCGTCGGCGGAGGCCACCGCGACATACGTCTGCATCTGCATCAGCAGCTTGTCGCTGTCGTCGATGAGCCGCATGTACGCGGCAGCCATCGCCTCCATCGGCGAACTGTCGGGACGCCGCTCCAGGGCGTCGGCAAATGCCTTGGGGGTCTCCTCCAGACAGCGGAGTGCCGCGGCCAGGAACAGCTCCCGCTTGTTCTTGAAGAGACGGAAGAGGTACGGCTGCGACACGCCGACCCGCTTGGCGATCACCTCGGTGGAGGTGCCGTTGTAGCCGCCGTGCGCGAATTCGGTGATCGCGGCGCGGATGACGCTCTCGCGTCGCTCCTCTGCACTCATCCTGGCCATGAAGCTAAGTTAGTGTCCAATCACTAATGAAGTCAAGGGGCCAGGAACGAGTAAGGGGCACCCCGCATTGAGGGGGTGCCCCTTACATCGTCGCCGTATCGCTCAGGCGAGCCGCACGACGGCTCGGGACATCCCGAGAACCTTCTCCCCAGCGCTCGTCGCCGTCAGGTCGACCCGCACCAGGTTGTCGTCCAGCTTCACCGCGACCTTGCCGCTAACCTCGATCAGCGCGCCCTTCTCGTCGTTCGGCACGACGACGGGCTTGGTGAAGCGCACTCCGTACTCGACGACCGCACCCGGGTCGCCGACCCAGTCGGTCACCACGCGGACCGCCTCGGCCATGGTGAACATGCCGTGTGCGATCACGTCGGGAAGTCCGACCTCCGTGGCGAACTTCTCGTTCCAGTGGATCGGATTGAAGTCGCCCGAGGCGCCCGCGTACTGCACCAGCGCGGCCCGGCTGACGGGGAAGCTCTGCGTCGGCAGCTCGGTGCCGACCTCGACGTCCGCGTAAGAGATCTTCGCCGTCATCACGCCTCCTCGGCGGCGCGCGCCACCAGCTTGGTCCACGCGGTCACGACATGCTCGCCGGCCTCGTCGTGCACCTCGCCGCGGATGTCCACGACGTCGTTGCCCGCAAGGGACTTGATCGTCTCGATGGTCGAGGTGACCGTCAGCCGGTCCCCTGCCCGCACCGGCCGCGTGTACGCGAACTTCTGGTCGCGGTGCACCACGCGGTCGTAGTCCAGCCCCAACTGCGGATCCTGAATGACCTGTTCCGCCGCCTTGAAAGTGATCGCAAAGGCGAAAGTCGGCGGAGCGATCACATCGGAGTGGCCGAGCGCCTTGGCGGCTTCCGGGTCGGTATACGCGGCATTGGCGTCACCCACCGCCTCGGCGAACTCACGGATCTTCTCCCGGCCGACCTCATAGGGCGAGGTGGGCGGATAGGTCCGCCCGACGAAGGACTGGTCGAGCGCCATGGACTGGCTCCCTCCTGATGGATTGACCACAAGCTGATGGATTGACCACTACAAACGACACGAGGCCGCCCCCAGTGGGGACGGCCTCGTATACGAGCCTGATTCAGCGCGTTTCGCGGTGCGCCGTGTGCGAGTTGCAGCGCGGGCAGTGCTTCTTCATCTCAAGACGGTCCGGGTTGTTGCGCCGGTTCTTCTTGGTGATGTAGTTCCGCTCCTTGCACTCCACGCAGGCCAGCGTGATCTTCGGGCGGACGTCGGTGGCAGCCACGTGAGTGCTCCTTGGACGGACGGATGGACGGATGAACGCATAAGAGAGTAGCCGACCGGAGGACCGACCCCACAATCGGCTACTGTGTGTAGCGGTGACCGGACTTGAACCGGTGACACAGCGATTATGAGCCGCTTGCTCTACCGACTGAGCTACACCGCTGCGATATCGGATCCCCTCACCCGGAGGTGAGGATCTCCGACATCAGAGCCCCAATACGGAATCGAACCGTAGACCTTCTCCTTACCATGGAGACGCTCTACCGACTGAGCTATTGGGGCGAGCGATGAAGACATTACACGGTCGGTCGCCGATCGCCCAAATCCGTTTCTCGTTCCCCTCATGGCCTCCACCTCGCCCGTCCCGTACGCCACTCGTGGCCACACCGGTACGACTATTGCGCTCCTCCTCGAAGCGCGCTCGGTGCGCCCCTAGGCTCGACCCACGCCGCGTGATCTTGCCCCCCGTCGCGCCGCCCGAGCCCCACCGCCCCACCCAGGAGCGCGATGCCCGACAGCCAGCCGCAGCCACCCGACGGCGCCACCGCGGACACCACTGCGCTGCTGCTCTGCGGCGCCCGGCTCACGGACGGCCGCACCGTCGACGTACGGCTCAGCGGCGGCCGCATCGAGGCTGTCGGCACCGCGGGCAGCCTCACCCCGCGCTCCACCCGAGTGGATCTGAGCGGCTATCTGCTGCTCCCTGCCCCCGCCGAACCGCACGCCCACGGCGACACCGCGCTCACCGCCGACTCCCCCGGGCCCGTCTCGTACGACACCGAGGACGTCCAGCGGCGCACCACCGAGGCCGCGCTGCTGCAGCTCGGCCATGGGGCGACTGCGCTGCGTTCGCACGTACGGATCGGGGATGTGCAGGGGCTCGGCCCGCTGGAGGCGGTCCTGCAGGCGCGGCGCTCGCTGCGCGGGCTCGCCGATCTGACGGCTGTGGCCGTGCCCCGGCTGCTGACGGGCGTCGCGGGGGCGGACGGTCTGGCGATGCTGCGGGACGCGGTGAAGATGGGCGCGGGGGTGGTGGGCGGATGCCCGGACGCCGACCCGGATCCGACCGGGTACACGGAAGCGGTGCTGGAGGTCGCGGCCGAGCACGGCTGCCCGGTCGATCTGCACACGCACGGTGACGACCCTGCGCGGCTCGCACGGCTGGCGGCGATGGCGGGCGGGCTGCGGTCCGGGGTGGTGATCGGTCCGTGCGCGGGGCTCGCCCGGCTGCCGCGCGAGGTGGCCTCAAGGGCCGCGGACCAGCTCGCGGCGGCCGGCGTGACGGTGGTCTGCGTGCCGCAGGGCGGCTGCGGGGCGGTGGAACTCCGGGGCAACGCGCCGGTGCGTCTGCTGCGCGCGGCGGGGGTGCGGGTCGCGGCGGGCAGCGGGGCGCTGCGGGACGTATCGAATCCGGTGGGGCGCGGCGATCCGCTGGAAGCGGCGTACCTGCTGGCCTCGCAGGGCGGGATGCGGGCGAAGGACGCGTACGGGTCGGTGGCCGGGGCGGCGCGGGAGGCGATGGGGCTGCCCGAGGTGCGGGTGGAGGCCGGTTTCCCCGCGGAGCTGCTGGCGGTGCGTGGCGAGCGGATTTCGGCGGCGCTGTCGCTGGCGTACAGCAGGATCGTGATCCATCGCGGGCGGGTGGTGGCGCGGACGAGCGCGGTACGCGAGTACTGCGACTCGGCGGTCGCGGTGGCTCTGGAACTGCCGCGTCAGGGGCGCCCGGATCCGGGGCCTTGAGCCTTGAGTCTTGATTCTTGCGCTTCGAGCCCGGCCTTTGAGCCGTGAGCCCGGGCTTGAGCCTTGAGGTCGGGCCTTTGAGCCTTGAGGCCGGGCTTGAGCAGGGAACGCGTCAGTCCCTGAGCGGGCTCCGCGCTTCGGACGTACCGTCGTAGTCATGCGCATTGTCATCGCTGGAGGACACGGTCAGATCGCACTCCGTCTGGGGCGGCTGCTCGCGGCGGGCGGGCACGAGGTCGTAGGCATCATCCGCAAACCTGAACAGGCCGCCGACCTGTGCGAAGCCGGAGCCGAACCGGTCGTACTCGACCTGGAGTCGGCCTCGGTCGAGGAGATCGCCGCGGTGCTGCAGGGCGCCGGGGCGGCGGTTTTCGCGGCGGGCGCGGGCCCGGGCAGCGGCATCGCCCGCAAGGAGACAGTGGACCGCGGTGCCGCAGTGCTCTTCGCGGACGCGGCCGAACGGGCAGGCGTACGGCGGTACATCGTGGTGTCGTCGATGGGCGCCGACGCGAAGTACCCTGGCGACGGGGAGTTCGACGCCTATCTGCGGGCGAAGGGCGCCGCGGACGACGACGTACGGTCCAGGTCGGGCCTCGACTGGACGATTCTGCGGCCGGGGACGCTGACGAACGACGCGGGCACAGGTCTCGTACAACTGAAGGCTTCGACGGGCCCCGGGATGGTGCCGCGCGACGATGTGGCGGCGGTGCTCGCTGAGTTGGTGGAGACGCCGGCCACGGCGGGGCTGACGCTGGAACTGATCAGCGGATCGGTGCCGGTGACCGTTGCGGTGAAGGACGTCGCCGGAAACTGACCGGCTGACTCGCGGATTGGTCGCCGATGAATTTCCGCTCTCCGTATGGTCCTTGATGTCATGAGGGAACACATGCCTGAGATTCAGCCCGCGATCGTGGAACGCGGGGAGCAGCTGTACGCCTTCATCCGCGGGTCCGTTCGGATGGACGACTTCGCCCCGATCGCGGACCGGTTGCCGGAACTGATCGGCTGGCTGACCGGCCGCGGGGCGGAGTTCGCCGGCGCGCCCTTCTTCCGCTTCAACAGCATCGACATGAACGCGGAGTCGGAGGTCGAGGCGGGCATGCCCGTCGTGTCCATGCCTGAGCCCGAAGGGGACATCGGGATCGCCGTGCTGCCCGCGGGTCGCTATGTGGCGGTCACTCATGTCGGCCCTCCGGACCAGCTGTTCGGGGTGATCACGGCTGTTCGGGAGTGGGCCGAGCGGGAGGGGCTGGAGTGGGACATGACGGTGGTCGACGGCGTTGAGCGCTGGGCGTGCCGACTGGAGTCGTATCTGACCGACCCGCGGGTGGAACCGGACATGTCCAAGTGGGAGGTCGAGCTGGCTTTCCGGCTGGCTGACTGAGACGGGCTGAGTGGGGGGCGTGGTGGAGGGGGATTCGGAAGCTTGCGCGGCGGCGGGAGTCGCGGCCGGAATTACGTGCGGGCGGGGCCGCCGCCCCCGCCAGTGCTCCAGCTGAACGCGGCGGGCTGCGGGGCGCGGGTCATCAACCGGCCGGCTGTTCGCGGGTCGGCCTTGGCATGTGCGCATAAGCGACTGAGGGGGAAGCGAAGGAGCGAGTGGCCGGGAGCGGCGGCGGGAGCGCAGTGGCGGCCTCGCCGATGGCGCCGACAATCGGGGCCGGGCCCGCACGCAGATGGCCCCTGACCCGCGTTTCCGCAGATCAGGGGCCATCTTCATCACGTGGCGGCGCCAGGATTCGAACCTGGGTAGGCTAAGCCGACGGATTTACAGTCCGTTCCCATTGGCCACTCGGGCACACCGCCATGGGATGTCGCCGCGAGAGTGACCGCTGTGGGGCGGAGCTCCGTGGCAACGACGTAAACGATACCTGATGCCCAGGGGTGCTCTGCCACTGGATTGATCAGTCCTCGGGGCGGGTGCGGGTGGCTAGGCTTGCGGGAGCGGTCGGGGGACTTCCGGCCGCGTCTCCACGCACCCGATACAAGGAGCCACAGGACATGGCCGACTCCAGTTTCGACATCGTCTCGAAGGTCGAGCGGCAGGAGGTCGACAACGCCCTCAACCAGGCCGCGAAGGAGATCTCTCAGCGCTACGACTTCAAGAACGTCGGGGCTTCGATCGCCTGGTCCGGCGAGAAGATCCTTATGCAGGCGAACTCCGAGGAGCGGGTCGCCGCCATCCTCGACGTCTTTCAGTCCAAGCTGGTCAAGCGCGGGATCTCGCTGAAGGCGCTGGACGCGGGCGAGCCGCAGCTGTCCGGCAAGGAGTACAAGATCTTCGCCTCGATCGAGGAGGGCATCTCCCAGGAGAACGCCAAGAAGGTCGCGAAGATCATCCGCGACGAGGGCCCGAAGGGCGTCAAGGCGCAGGTCCAGGGCGAGGAGCTGCGGGTCAGCTCGAAGAGCCGGGACGATCTACAGGCCGTGCAGGCGCTGCTGAAGGGGCAGGACTTCGACTTCGCGCTGCAGTTCGTGAACTACCGCTGATTCCGGCGGGCGCTCCGGGCGGACCGGGGGCGGGAGCGGCTGGGCCGCCCCGCCCCCGCCCCGTGTCAGCGGGCCGTCGATACGACGTCCGATATCCGCCAGCTTCGGCGGAGTGGGGGTCGCAGACTCGTAGGGGTACGGCGCAGGAAGTACGGCGCGGGACACGCTGCGAGGAAGGGAACGAGCCATGACGGTCTACACGACCATCGACAGCCCGCTGGGCGAACTGCTGCTGGCCGGCGAGGAGTCCACCACCGCGAAGGGCGGCACCGCACTCGCCTCGCTGTCGCTGCCGGGCCAGAAGGGCGCGGCCGTCGTCCGGGACGGCTGGCGGCGCGACGCGGCGGCCTTCGAGGAGATCGGCAGTCAGCTGACCTCGTACTTCGGCGGCCGGCTGACGCACTTCGAGATCGAGTACGTCGGCGGCGGAACCGAGTTCCAGCGGCGGGTGTGGCGGGCGCTGGAGGAGATTCCTTACGGGGCGACGGCGACGTATGGAGAGATTGCCGAGCGGGTCGGCACATCGGCCGTGGGAGTACGGGCCGTGGGCACTGCGATCGGGCGCAATCCGCTGCTCGTCGTCCGGCCCTGCCACCGGGTGATCGGGTCGGACGGCACCCTTCGGGGGTACGCGGGCGGCCTGGAGCGCAAGGAGCGGCTCCTCGGGCTCGAGGGCGCGCTGGCGTCGTGAGCGGCGAGGCGCTGTACCCGAGAGAGCGGGCGGTGGTCGCCCCGGGAGCGGTGCATGTGCCCGGGTGGCTGCCGGTCGAGCGACAGCGGGAACTGGTCGAAGCCTGCCGCGGCTGGGCGCGCGGTCCCGTACCGATCCGCCACACCGTGCTGCCGGGCGGTGGCGTGATGTCCGTACAGACGGTGTGCGTGGGCTGGCACTGGCAGCCGTACCGGTACAGCCGCACCGCGGACGATGTGAACGGTGCCCGGGTCGCCGAATTCCCCGACTGGCTGGTGGAGTTGGGGCATGCGGCGCTGGCCGCGGCGTACGAGGTGGGCGGCACGGACGGGGCAGAGGGGATGGGTGCGGTCGGGGCCGGGGCCGGGGCCGGGGCCGGGGCCGGGGCCGATCAGGGGTACACCCCCGACACCGCGCTGATCAACTTCTACGACGGCGCGGCGCGGATGGGCATGCACCAGGACAAGGAGGAGCGGTCCGGTGCGCCGGTGGTGTCGCTGAGTATCGGCGATACCTGTGTCTTCCGGTTCGGGAACACCGAGACACGAGGGCGGCCGTACACCGATGTGGAGCTGGCTTCCGGGGACCTGTTCGTCTTCGGAGGCCCCTCGCGCTTCGCCTACCACGGGGGTGCCGAAGGTGTACCCGGGCACGGCCGACCCGGCGACGGGGATGAGCAGCGGGCGGCTGAACATCACCCTGCGGGAGACCGGGCTGCCGGGCTGAGCAGTCCCGCAGGGCTGGGCGGCTAGCGCGAACGCGAGTGGCCGAACAGGATCCGGTAGATGATCAGCAGCACGAGCGAGCCGCCGATGGCCGCTGCCCAGGTGGCCCCGTCATAGAACTCGTTGGTGATCGGCCGGTCCAGGTAGCGTGCCGATATCCAGCCGCCGATGAACGCGCCGGCGACGCCTATGAGCGTCGTGCCGATCAGGCCGCCCGGGTCGCGGCCCGGGAGCAGAATCTTGGCTATGGCTCCGGCGAGCAGCCCGAGGATGATCCAGCTGATGATGCCCATGCCGTGAACCTGCCTTTCGTACGGTGTTGAACTGAAGGACGACGGTGGCACGGGGCGCGGTTGCGGAGATCAGTAGGGTGCGGCACATGACACAGGAACTGCGGCGGTCCCTGGGACTGTTCGACGCCGTCGTGATCGGGCTCGGATCGATGGTCGGGGCGGGCATCTTCGTGGCACTGGGCCCGGCGGCCCGGGCCGCCGGTTCGGGGCTGCTGCTGGGACTGGCGCTGGCCGCGGTGGTCGCGTATTGCAACGCCATGTCGTCGGCGCGGCTCGCAGCCCGTTATCCGGCGTCCGGCGGGACCTATGTGTACGGCCGGGAGCGGCTCGGCGAGTTCTGGGGGTATCTGGCGGGCTGGGCGTTCGTCGTGGGGAAGACCGCGTCGTGCGCAGCGATGGCGCTGACGGTCGGGGCGTATGCGTGGCCGGAGCAGGCGCACGCGGTGGCTGTCGCCGCTGTGGTGGCGCTGACTGCCGTGAACTACGGGGGCGTTCAGAAGTCGGCTTGGCTTACGCGGGCGATCGTGGCAGTCGTGCTGGCGGTCCTCGCTGCGGTCGTGGTCGTCTGCCTCGGGTCGGGCTCGGCGGACTTCGGGCGGCTGGATATCGGCGCGGACGCCACAGTGGACGGGGTGCTCCAAGCGGCGGGACTGCTGTTCTTCGCTTTCGCGGGGTACGCGCGGATCGCCACGCTGGGCGAGGAGGTGCGGGACCCGGCACGTACGATCCCGCGCGCCGTCCCGCTGGCGCTGGGCATCGCGCTGGTGGTCTATGTGTGTGTCGCGGTCTCGGTCCTTTCTGTGCTGGGAGCCGGGGAGTTGGGCAAGGCGACGGCTCCGCTCGCCGATGCCGTACGGGCGGCGGGCGCGCAGTGGCTGGCGCCTGTGGTGAGGGTGGGCGCCGCGGTGGCGGCGCTCGGGTCGTTGCTCGCGCTCATCCTCGGGGTCTCCCGGACGACGCTGGCGATGGCCCGGGACGGCCATCTGCCGGGTGCACTCGCCGCCGTGCACCCTCGTTTCCAGGTGCCGCACCGCGCGGAGCTGGCTGTGGGAGCGGTCGTCGCAGTGGTGGCCGCGACGGCGGACGTGCGCGGGGCGATCGGCTTCTCGTCGTTCGGAGTGCTGGTGTACTACGCAATTGCCAACGTCTCGGCGTGGACGCTGAGTTCCGATTCGGATCGGGATACACCCGTTCGAGTGGCGGAGTCTCGAGCGATGACGGTCCGGGGCACGGCGGGATGCGGGCTGGTGGGTTGTCTGGTGCTGGCTTTCGCGCTGCCGACGCTGTCGGTGGCCGCGGGTGCGGCCGTGCTGGCCGTGGGAGTGGTGGTGTACGCGGTACGGCGGCGGGGCTAGGCCAGCCGCACATTCAGGCCAGGAAAACCAGCGGCGCGGACCCTTCGGACCTGGCCTGCAAGACGGCGTTCAGCAGGTCCCCCTCAGGGGCGCAGCCGAGCAGTTCGTACCGTTCGCGGACCGGCAACGGCGGATCCGCGAACGCCTACCGCGAGGCGAAGGGCTGGTCCGTGGGGACGATCTCCTTGCCGAAGGGCAGCAGCGAGACCGGGATCAGCTTGAAGTTGGCGATGCCCAGTGGGATGCCG
It includes:
- a CDS encoding SigE family RNA polymerase sigma factor; the encoded protein is MRQGSSARDSEFADFVTASHVSLLRTARLLTGDPHMAEDLVQAALIRVYQRWGRSAGWESPQAYARKVVVNLYATWRRRRWHTEFVHPGADRAGDGPDMAGSAEARLELGRALAGLPRAQRAAVVLRFYEDLSVEQTAELLGCSPGTVKSRTNRALERLRAAGALAGYAGRGTR
- a CDS encoding UDP-N-acetylmuramate dehydrogenase, whose translation is MQELHDAPLAPLTTFRLGGPATRLVTATTDDEVIAAVREADATGTPLLIIGGGSNLVIGDKGFDGTALRIATRGFELSGTKLELAAGEVWTDAVARTVEAGLAGIECLAGIPGSAGATPIQNVGAYGQEVSSTITEVVAYDRRTGETVTVPNAECAFSYRHSRFKQHPERYVVLRVRFDLEDADGLSAPLKYAETARALGVEAGDRVPAAAARETVLKLRAGKGMVLDPEDHDTWSAGSFFTNPILTAGEYESFLARVRDRLGEDVAPPAFAAGDGRTKTSAAWLIDKAGFTKGYGTGPARISTKHTLALTNRGEATTEDLLALAREVVAGVREAFGVTLVNEPVTVGVSL
- a CDS encoding DHA2 family efflux MFS transporter permease subunit; this translates as MNQQAGRRSSAAWALVITSVAGFMAALDNLVVTTALPSIREDLGGALEDLEWTVSAYTLTFAVLLMLGAALGDRFGRRRLFIAGLAIFTGASAAAALAPGIDALIAARAVQGVGAAVMMPLTLTLLTAAVPVARRGAALGIFSAVIGLAVASGPLIGGSLTEHISWQWIFWLNVPIGLVLLPLARLRLDESYAPNARLDVPGTLLVSGGLFGIVYALVNGQADGWTSTPILAGLIVGTALVLAFVRHGITSKNPMLPMRLFRDRAFFGINVASLLMFLGMFGSIFLLSQFLQGVAGYSPTEAGLRMLPWTGMPLIVAPIAGYLSDKIGGRPVVATGLALQAVGLGLFAIVLEPGVSYAAQLPGLILGGVGMALYFAPAASVVMSSVRPAEQGIASGANNALREVGGALGVAVLGAVFAAQGGYETPDAFTDGTVPALWIGAGAVALAALVALLIPGRRRTALAGTEEAAATADERAPVAV
- a CDS encoding TetR/AcrR family transcriptional regulator, whose protein sequence is MARMSAEERRESVIRAAITEFAHGGYNGTSTEVIAKRVGVSQPYLFRLFKNKRELFLAAALRCLEETPKAFADALERRPDSSPMEAMAAAYMRLIDDSDKLLMQMQTYVAVASADAAGDHEFGERIRAGWAEVWDQAQVAFAGDSKQTTDFLGCGMLINVLVALGFPEEHRVWSGLNMSDIKVASDAKVASGAKVTSGVEAASDVKVPR
- a CDS encoding MaoC family dehydratase, encoding MTAKISYADVEVGTELPTQSFPVSRAALVQYAGASGDFNPIHWNEKFATEVGLPDVIAHGMFTMAEAVRVVTDWVGDPGAVVEYGVRFTKPVVVPNDEKGALIEVSGKVAVKLDDNLVRVDLTATSAGEKVLGMSRAVVRLA
- a CDS encoding MaoC family dehydratase N-terminal domain-containing protein, with the protein product MALDQSFVGRTYPPTSPYEVGREKIREFAEAVGDANAAYTDPEAAKALGHSDVIAPPTFAFAITFKAAEQVIQDPQLGLDYDRVVHRDQKFAYTRPVRAGDRLTVTSTIETIKSLAGNDVVDIRGEVHDEAGEHVVTAWTKLVARAAEEA
- the rpmG gene encoding 50S ribosomal protein L33 — protein: MAATDVRPKITLACVECKERNYITKKNRRNNPDRLEMKKHCPRCNSHTAHRETR
- a CDS encoding amidohydrolase family protein; protein product: MPDSQPQPPDGATADTTALLLCGARLTDGRTVDVRLSGGRIEAVGTAGSLTPRSTRVDLSGYLLLPAPAEPHAHGDTALTADSPGPVSYDTEDVQRRTTEAALLQLGHGATALRSHVRIGDVQGLGPLEAVLQARRSLRGLADLTAVAVPRLLTGVAGADGLAMLRDAVKMGAGVVGGCPDADPDPTGYTEAVLEVAAEHGCPVDLHTHGDDPARLARLAAMAGGLRSGVVIGPCAGLARLPREVASRAADQLAAAGVTVVCVPQGGCGAVELRGNAPVRLLRAAGVRVAAGSGALRDVSNPVGRGDPLEAAYLLASQGGMRAKDAYGSVAGAAREAMGLPEVRVEAGFPAELLAVRGERISAALSLAYSRIVIHRGRVVARTSAVREYCDSAVAVALELPRQGRPDPGP
- a CDS encoding SDR family oxidoreductase, which produces MRIVIAGGHGQIALRLGRLLAAGGHEVVGIIRKPEQAADLCEAGAEPVVLDLESASVEEIAAVLQGAGAAVFAAGAGPGSGIARKETVDRGAAVLFADAAERAGVRRYIVVSSMGADAKYPGDGEFDAYLRAKGAADDDVRSRSGLDWTILRPGTLTNDAGTGLVQLKASTGPGMVPRDDVAAVLAELVETPATAGLTLELISGSVPVTVAVKDVAGN
- a CDS encoding GyrI-like domain-containing protein, which produces MPEIQPAIVERGEQLYAFIRGSVRMDDFAPIADRLPELIGWLTGRGAEFAGAPFFRFNSIDMNAESEVEAGMPVVSMPEPEGDIGIAVLPAGRYVAVTHVGPPDQLFGVITAVREWAEREGLEWDMTVVDGVERWACRLESYLTDPRVEPDMSKWEVELAFRLAD